The Sinomonas sp. P10A9 genome contains the following window.
TCGCCTTCGTCAGCCGGAGCGACTCGACCCTCCGCGGACACTTCCCCCTCGAGACGGACGTCCTCGCAGAGGCCATCGCCGCGCACGGCGGCGCAGCGGTCGACGGCGTCGTCATCGTCCCGGCCTTCCCCGACGCCGGCCGCGTCACGATCGGCGGCCACCACTACGTGCGCACGACGGCGGGTGGCGGCGGTGGCCCCGCCGGCTCGCCCGAGGCGTCACTCACCCCGGTGAGCGAAACCGAGTTCGCCAAGGATGCGACGTTCGGCTTCTCAAGCTCCTACCTGCCCGCGTACGTCGAGGAGAAGACCTCAGGACGCCGGTCCGCCGGCGACGTGATCGTGCTCGACCTCGCCACCATCCGCGCGGGCGCGGGCGCCATCGCCGACGCCATCGGCCCCGCGGCAGACTCGACCCCGATCGTCGTGGACACCACGGGCGAGAACGACCTCCGGGCCCTCGCCCTCGGGCTCGAAGAGGCTGAGGGGCGGGGGAAGCACCTCCTCTACAGGGTGGGGCCGCCCTTCGTCCGCGGCCGCATCGGCCAGGACGTCCGTGAGCCCCTCACAGCGGAGGAGGTCTACGGCCGCGTTCCCGGCGGTGCACGCACCGACCTCGCGCCCGGGGGCCTCATCGTCGTCGGCTCGCATGTGGGCCTCACGACCCGTCAGCTTGCGAGACTGAGGGAAGGGCATGCGTCTGCACGGACGATCGAGATCGACGTCAACCGGCTCCTCGACCCGGGAACCGCTCCTTTCCACCTCGACGCGACGGTGGCCGCCGTCATCGACTCCCTGGCCTCCGGGGATGTCATCATCCACACGTCCCGCGCGCTCGTGAAGACGGGCAACCCCGCCGAGAGCCTGCAGATCGCGCGGACGGTGAGTGCCGCCGTCGTGAGCGTTGTGAACCGCACGCTCAAGGCAACGCCCCCGCGCTTCGTGATCGCCAAGGGCGGCATCACCTCGTCCGACGTCGCGGCCCACGGACTCGAGATCCGCCACGCGATCGTGCGCGGTCCGATGCTCCCGGGCATCGTCTCCTTGTGGGAACCCGTGAGCGGTCCCGCCCGCGGCATCCCCTACGTCGTGTTCGCCGGGAACGTCGGCGACGACGAGTCGCTCGCCCAGGTCACCAAGACCCTCAGCGCCTTCTGACCCCTTCCGCAGCCCCTCAGGCCCAGAGTCCACAGGAGGACCACCATGCTCGACACCACCCCGACCACATCTGACCGCGACCACCCGGCCACCACCGAGACCGTTGCCGTCCTCGGCCTCGGTGCCATGGGCCTGCCCATGGCCACGCGGCTTGCGACCGGCCTGACGGTCCACGGCTTCGACATCGCCCCGGTCCGCCTCGGGCTCGCCGCCGCCGCGGGCATCGAGACGTTCGGCACGGCCAAGGAAGCCGCTGAGGGCGCCGACGCGCTCCTGCTCGCCGTGCGCAATGGCGAGCAGCTCGACGAGGTCCTCTTCGGCGAGGACGGCGTTGCCGCCTCGCTCAAGCCCGGCGCCGTCGTGATCCTCACGAGCACGGTCGGCACCGACGCCATCCCCGGCACAGTCGCGCGTCTGGCCGCGCTCGGCGTGGGCCTCGTCGACGCACCGCTCTCCGGCGGTCCCGTGCGGGCCGGCGAGGGCGACCTCCTCATCGTCGTCGGCGCGACGCCGTCGGACTACGAGAAGGCACACCCCGTTCTGGCGCTGCTCGCCTCGACGCTGACCGTGGTCGGTGACAGGCCTGGCGACGGGCAGGCCCTCAAGACGGTCAACCAGCTCCTGTGCGGGGTACACATCGCCGCCGCAGCCGAGGCACTCGCCCTCGCCGACGCGCTCGGCCTGGACCAGGCCAAGACGCTCGCGGCCCTCGAGGCAGGCGCCGCCGGTTCCTTCATGCTCTCCAACCGCGGCCCGCGCATTCTCGAGGCCTACACCGAGAGCGGTGCCGAGGTGCTCTCAAGGCTCGACATCTTCGTCAAGGACATGGGGATCGTGGGCAAGGCCGCACGCTCGGCGGGCCTCGCCGCCCCGGTCGCAGCCGCCGCCGAGCAGCTCTACCTCCTCGGTCAGGCCCAGGGCCTCGCTGCCGCGGACGACTCCGCAGTCATCAAGGTCGTGGCGCCCGCCCGGAGGACCGCCTAGCCCTTCCGGAGGGCGTCGGCGGGGGCTGCCAATCCCGTTGACAGACCTCATATTTCCTATAGGATCTTTTCGTGAGCCGCATCACGCGGCAGTTGTCTACCCCCTTCGACCCCCAACATCTGCAACGGAGCACCATGTCGACCGAACCAGCGTTCACCGCCGAATCGTGGCCCATCGCTACATGCCTCCACGGATTCCGAGCCGTGGACCGCAACGGGCTGGCGCTGCACGATGCACCCGCTGAGGTCTGGGATGACATGTTCGCCCAGATCGCCGACGTCGGCTTCACCCTTGCGGAGCTCGCCGACAGCCACGTGCGCCCCGCCGACCTCGAGCCCTCGCGCCGCGACGAGTTCCTCTCGATCGCCAGGTCCCACGGGGTCGGCATCCCGTCCGTGCACCTCCAGCGCCAGAGCGTGATCATGCCGGGCCACGAGGACCGCAACCTCGAGTACGCCCACCGCACGATCGACGCCGCAGCCGAGTGGGGCATGCAGGTCTTCTCCACGGGGCTCCACCAGCCCTTCAGCGCGGCCCAGCGCAATGCCCTGTGGTTCTGGACGGCCCAAGGCCCTCAGGACCCCGATGATCGCGACGTGTGGGACACCGCCGTCGGGCGCATCCGCGAGCTCGGCAAGCACGCCGCCGACCTGGGCCTGCGCGTCTCGCTCGAGATGTACGAGGACACCTACCTCGGCACCGGAGACAGTGCCGTCCGCTTCGTCGAGGAGGTGGGCCTCGACAACGTAGGCCTCAACCCCGACATCGCGAACCTCATCCGGCTGCACCGCCCCATCGAGGACTGGCGGGACCTCTTCGCCAAGACGCTTCCCTACGCCAACTACTGGCACGTGAAGAACTACTCGCGCGACGAGGCCGCGGACGGCAGCTGGGCCACCTCCGTGCCCTCGACGATGGAGACCGGCCTCATCAACTACCGCGAGGTGTTCCGGGACGCGATCGCCACCGGCTTCGACGGGATCATCCTGGCCGAGCACTACGGGGGCGACAGCCTCGGCGTCTGCGCCACCAACCAGAAGTACATCCGCACTCTGCTGCCCAAGGGCTAGGGGGAAACCATGTCTGAACTCACCGTCGCCGTCGTAGGCTCCGGCTACATGGGCGGCGGCATCGCCCAGGTCCTTGCCCTGGGCGGAGCCACCGTCCGGATCGCGGACGTCTCCGAGGAGATCGCAGCCAAGAACTTCGAGCGCCTCCTCGAGGAGGCCCGCCAGTTCGTGGCCGACGGGCTCTTCCCGGAGGACGCTGTGGAACGCCTCGAGGCGCATCTCTCGCCCGCGCCGTCCATCGAGGACGCTGTGGCAGGAGCCGACTTCATCGAGGAGGCCGTGCCCGAGAAGATCGAGGTCAAGCACGAGACGCTGCGCCGCATCTCCGCCGCGGCCCGGCCCGACGCCGTCATCGGCTCCAACACCTCGACGATCCTCATCGCGTCCCTCGCCGAGGCCGTGACCAACCCGGAGCGCTTCCTCGGCGTGCACTTCTCCAACCCGGCCCCGTTCATCCCGGGCGTCGAGCTCATCCCGCATCCCGGGACCGACCCATCCGTGCTGCCCCTGGTCGAGGACCTCGTGGCCTCCACGGGCAAGGAGACCGCACGGGTCAAGGACGCGACCGGCTTCGTGCTCAACCGGCTCCAGTACGCGCTGTTCCACGAGGCGACGCAGATCGTCGAGGAGGGCATCGCCACCCCGGAGGACATCGACACGATCGTCCGGACGACCTTCGGCTTCCGCCTGCCGGTGTTCGGGCCCTTCGCCATCGCGGACATGGCTGGCCTGGACGTGTACTCCTTCTGCTACGAGTCCCTGCAGAGCCGCTGGCCCGAGCGCTTCGCGACGCCCGCATCGCTCCAGGACCTCGTGGACGCCGGCAAGTTCGGCACGAAGTCCGGAGCCGGCTATCTCGACGTCCCCGCCGAGCGCACCCCTGAACTCGTCGCGTACCGCAACAAGGCGTATGCGGCCATCAAGAAGCTCATGGACGAGCTCGGCCCGGCGCCCATCGCGGCGGCTTCCGCGCACGGCGCCAACTAACCCCGACAAGGAGAAACACCATGACTGCCTTCCCCACATCCCGCACGGTCATCCTGACCGGCGCAGCATCGCCGCGCGGCATCGGTCGCGCGTCGGCGCACTACCTCGCCGAGCTCGGCTGGAACATCGGCATCATCGACGTCGACGCCGACGCCGCGAAGAGGGTTGCCGAGGAGATCGCCCTCGAACACGGCGTCGTCGCCGCGGGAGCCGGCGCCGACGTCTCGGACGAGGCCCAGGTGCGGGCCGCCTTCGACGAGCTCGAGGGCGCGCTCCCCCAGATCGTGGCACTCGTGAACCTCGCGGGCGTCTCCTCCGCCGTGTCCTACCTCGAGGTGACCCCCGAGGAGTGGAACAGGGTCATGGGAATCAACATGAACGGTGTGCACTATGCGACGCGGCGCGCCGTCGAATCGATGGTCACCCACGGTGTGGGCCGCGTGGTGAACCTCTCCTCCGTCTCCGCGCAGCGTGGCGGCGGGACGTTCAGCAAGACGGTCTACTCGGCCGCGAAGGCCGGAGTCATCGGCTTCTCACGCAGCGTGGCCCGTGAGCTCGGCCATGCCGGCATCACCGTCAACGTCATTTCCCCCGGGCCGATCGACACGGACATCATGGGCGGGACGCTCACGGACGAGCGCAAGGAGAAGATGGCGGCCGACGGCGTGCTGCCGCGCATCGGCACGCCGCTGGACATCGCCGCGGCGATCGCCTATCTCATCAGCGAGGATGCCGGCTTCGTGACGGGCCAGACCCTGAACGTCGACGGCGGCCTCTACATGCACTGAGAGGACCCCATGAAATCCCTCCTCGGAACCTGGTCCAAATCACGGATCGCCTTCCTCGCGATAGGCATCGTGTTCACCGCCATCGGCGTCTTCACGATCGTCCAGGGCCGCTGAATCCCGGCCCGCCGTCGCACCGTCCCACCGCATCACCCGCACCCAACCGTTCAACTCAGCAGTTCAACTCAGCAGTTCAACTCAAAGGAGAGCTGACGTGTCCTCACCCGATCAGAGAACCCTTGCGCCGTCGGCGCAGGAGACCACCCTCAAGTCCGCCATCTCGAAGGCCGCGCGGCACCTCATGCCGATGCTGGTCATCCTCTACTTCGTTGCCTTCCTCGACCGCACGAACGTGGGCTTCGCGGAAGCCGCCCTCAGGGTGGACCGCGGAGTGAGCGACGGCGCGTTCGCCCTCGGCGCCGGGATCTTCTTCATCGGCTATGCGCTCTTCGAGGTGCCGAGCAACCTGCTCCTCAAGCGCTTCGGCGCCCGTTTCTGGCTCGCACGCATCGCGATCACGTGGGGCATCGTCGCTGCGGCCTTCGCATTCACCACGAACGACACCATGTTCACGGCGCTCCGGTTCCTCCTCGGCGTGACCGAGGCCGGCCTCTTCCCCGGCGTGATCATGTTCCTTTCGGAGTGGTTCCCGAACAAGGTCCGCGTGCAGATGTTCGCGATCTTCTACCTCGCGCAGCCGTTCTCGCAGATGATCGGTGCTCCGCTGTCCGGCGGCCTCATCAGCTTCGGCGACTCCCTCGGATTCGCCCGGGGCTGGCAGGTCATGTTCTTCGGGGAAGGTGTGCTCGCGATCGTGGCCGGCATCGCCGCGCTGTTCTTCCTCACGAACAGCCCGGCCAAGGCAAAGTTCCTCAACGACAGCGAGAAGTCCGCGCTCTCGGACGCCATGGCGCTCGAGGACCATGTCCGCACCCAGGACGGCCCGAACGGGATCTGGCGCGCCATGGCCAACTGGAAGGTCTGGTACTTCACGGTCATCTACTTCGCCCTGCAGATCGCGGTCTACGGCACCACGTTCTACCTTCCCCAGCAGGTGGCCGGGCTGCTCGGCAAGAAGGTCGGCTGGGAGGTCGGCCTGGTCTCTGCCATCCCTTGGCTCGTGGGCCTCTTCGCCTGCTACTTCCTCGGCAAGGCCGCTCACACTCTCACGCGTCGTCGCAACTGGGGCTCGCTGCTCTACATCGGCACTGGTGTGTTCATCCTCGCCTCGGGCTGGGCCGGCGCCAACGGCCAGCCATTCCTGGGCATCGTGTTCATCACCCTCGCGGTGGCGAGCTTCCTCTCGGTCGGCCCGATCACGTGGGCCTACCCGACAGCCTTCCTCACCGGCACCGCCGCTGCTGCGGGCATCGGCCTCATCAACTCGCTCGGCAACCTCGGAGGATTCGTGGCCCCGCTCATGCGCACGGGCATCAATGCAGCGGTTCCGACGAGCTCGGGGGTCTGGGGCGTCGTGTCGCTGGGCGTGTTCGCGTTCGTCGCGGCCGGGATGGTCTTCGCCACCAAGTTCTTCAAGGGTGCGAAGTCGGATGAGCTCCTCGAGCAGGAGGCGCTCGCGCACTGACAGCGTCCTGCAGACGACGTCGGCCGGTCACCCCGCGAGGGTGACCGGCCGACGTCGTGCGGGTGTCAGTTCAGCTCAGTTCACTGCGAGGCGACGTCCAGGCGAGCCCGTTCCCGCACCCTGTCGATGTGGGCTCGCATCGCGGCGGCGGCCTCTTCGGCACTCCCGCCGCGGAAGGCATCGAGGATCGCGGAGTGCTCCACCACGGCGTCATCTGCATCGCTGACTCCGGACTTGACCGTCTGTCGCATCCGGTGCACGCGGGTAGAGATCGCCTCGGACATGTCGAGGAGGAACGGATTGTGCGTGCCCTCGAAGATGAGGTGGTGGAAGTTCCAGTCGATCGCGAAGTACTCGCGGATGAGGCCGACGGACAGCTTCTCACCGTGGGCAACGCTCTTGTGCACGATCCGCGAGATGGCGCGGTGCTCCGTGAGCGCCTGTTCTAGCCGCGGCACCAGCTCCTCAGCGTGGCGTGCCGCAAGTTCGGTGGCCCCGCCTTCCAGGACGAGGCGCGCGTCGAAGAGGGCCTCGAGCTGCCCGGCCGCCAGAGGCGGCGCAACGCGATAGCCCTTGAGCGCCTCACGGGTCACGAGACCCGTCCTCTCGAGCTGTACGAGTGCCTCGCGGACCGGAGTCGGGGAGACCTTGAGGTCTCGGGCAATGGCGTCGATGGACAGCCGCGTGCCCGGCGCGATGTCTGCCGTCATGAGCATGTCGAGGACAAGATCGTAGACGCGGTCGCGCAGGCCCCTCCGCTCCAGAGCGGCAGCCCCGGCCAGAGGGTAGACGGTCTCAGACATGGGCTCCTCCTGCGCCCCTGATCCTATCAGCCGGGGTCTGGCCGACGAGGGCCGAAACCTCGGTGAGGATCGCCTCGACGGCGGCCGGATCATGGGCGAACCTGCCCAGGAACAGGCCGTCCACCGCATCGGCGATCTGGGTCAGGAGCCCGGGGCCGGCGCTGCCGCCGTAGATCACGGCGGAGCCTTCGTGGCCCTCAAGGGCGCGGACGTGCTCCCGCAGCGGGCCGCACACCGCGCGGATGTATGCCGGCTCGGCCGGTTCCGGGGCTCCGATGGCCCACTGCGGTTCGTACGCGACGATAGCCTTGCCGGACAGGCCGGCCGCACCGGCTCCCGCGAGGGCGTCATCGATCTGCCGGATGCACTCAGTCGCCGCGTCCGCCGGGTCGCACCGGTCGGGCTCGCCGATGCACACGAGCGGGATCAGGCCATTGCGCAGGGCCGCTTCGGTCTTGGTCCTGACCACAGCCTCGTCCTCCCCGAAGAGGCGCCGCCGCTCGGCGTGGCCAACCTCCACGAGGTCACAGCCTGCCTCAGCGAGCTGCGCCCCGCTGACCTCCCCGGTGAACGGGCCGAAGTCCTCGGTGGCGAGGTCCTGGCCGCCCACCATCGCAAGGCCGCCGAGCGCCTCGCGCGCCGCCGCGATCGAGAGGTATCCGGGCACCACGAAGAGCCCCGCAAGTCCGTCCCGAGTTGCGGGATGGCTCCGGGCGATCGCCGCGACGGCACGGCACCAGTGCACGGTGGACTCATGGCTGAAGTACATCTTGGTGCTCGCGCCGATGAGCACCGGCGGGAAAGCCGCCATGCTCAGATGCCTTCGTAACTGCAGATCTCGCGGACCTTGTCATTGGACGCGCTCGTCTCGTCGAACACGTAGGTGAGCCATTCCCGCACGTTGCGCCGGGCCTGCTCGATGCCGATGACGCGCTGGCCCATGCACAGGACCTGGGCGTTGTTGGACAGGATGCTGCGCTCCACCGAGAAGCTGTCATGGGCAGTCACGGCGCGGATTCCCCTGACCTTGTTGGCAGCGACAGCCACCCCGAGCCCCGTGCCGCAGAAGAGGATCGCACGGTCCGCCTCGCCGCGGGCCACCATCTCGGCTGCGGTGGTGGCGATCGTCGGATAGTTGGTGCCGCCGTCGGCAGCCACGCCGACGTCTGCGAGGGACGTCACGAGATCGCTCGCCTCAAGGTCTTTCTTGATGGCTTCCTTGTAGTCGAAGCCGGCGTCGTCCGAGCCGACGACGATGCGCCATGCAGGCATGGGTTCTCCTTCAGATAGATGGGATTGGTGTCACTGAAGCGGCAATGACGGTGTGGATGCGCTCGGCGATGAGGGCAAGGGAGACGGCGCCGGGGTCCGGAGTGCCGAGGGACTTCGCGCCGTGCGAGCGGGCCCGACCCATGCCGGGCATGAGATCCGCGGTCGCCTCCGCCGCCGTGGCCGCCGCCGAGGCGGCCTTCCGCCAGGCCTCCGCGAGGCTCTCGCCCGCAGTCACCCGCGCAGCGAGCGTGTCGGCGAACGGGACGAGTGCATCGACCATGGTCTTGTCGCCGACCTTCGCCTTGCCATAGTCCATGACTGCGGTCTTGGCCGCCGAGATGCCGGCTGCGAGGGTCGCTGCCGTCGCGGGGCTGGTGTCGCCCAGGTGAGAGCCGACGGTCTTCAGGATCAGGCCCCAGAGTGCGCCGGAGGTGCCGCCGGCGCGGTCGGACCAGGCGTCTCCACATCGGGTGAGGAGGCTTTCGGCTCCCGCGCCCTGCCCGCCGAGGGCCATCGCGGCCTCGGCAGCGGCAACGGTGCCGCGCTGCATCCCGATACCGTGGTCCCCGTCGCCGGCAATCGCGTCGATCCGCCCCAGCTCGGCCGCTTGGGCGTCGATCGCGTCGCGCATGACGGCGAGCGCCTGGCTGATGACGCCCGCGGCCTTCCGGGACTCCTCAGACGACGCCGGCAGCTCGGCTTCCTCTCCCCACTCGCCGTCCCCGCCGTACCCGCCGTCCATCGTGACTGCCTCGAGCGCCGAGGAGTCAACGGAGCCCGCCGCGAACGCCGGGGTATCCGCGGGTGCGAGCCACAGGCGTTCCAGCTCCTCGTCGAGCCACAGGAGGGTCAACGAGACTCCGGCCATGTCGAAGCTCGTGCAGAATTCCCCGACCCGCGGGTCGACAAGGGTCAGCCCGGCCTCCGTGAGGAGGTCTGCGATGCGCGCGTAGACAACGTACAGTTCCTCATTCTTCACCGATCCGAGGCCGTTGAGGATCGGAACCACGCGGCCGCCCTTGATGGTGGCCCCCTCGGGGACCTCGGCGGCATCGAGGAGTCGGTCGACGAACAGCTCGGCGAGCCCGTCGGCGCTCGGGATGTCCGTGATGTCGATTCCGGGCTCGCCGTGGATGCCCAGGCCCACCGCCATCTTCCCCTCGGGGACCGTGAAGAGCGGCTCCTCCGCCCCCGGCAGCGTGCAGCCGGTGAAGGCAACGCCCATCGAGCGGGTCCGCGCGTTCGCAAGGACCGCGGCCCTTTCGACGTCGTCGATGCCGGACCCGGCCGCCGCCGCGGCGCCAGCGGCCTTGAACACGGTCAGATCCCCGGCAATGCCGCGGCGCCTGGCCTTCTGAGACTGCGGCGCGCTGAAGATGTCGTCGGTCACGACGACGGTCCTGCAGTCGACGCCATCCTGACGCAGGGCCTCCTGCGCCGCCCCGAAATGCAGAACGTCGCCCGCGTAGTTGCCGAAGCTCAGGAGTACCCCGCGACCCTGCTCGCTCGAGCGGATCACAGACTCGACCTGATGGGCCGACGGCGAGGCGAAGAGGTTCCCCATCGCCGCGCCGTGGGCCAGGCCCGGACCGACGAGGCCGCCGAAGGCCGGGTAATGGCCTGATCCGCCGCCGATCACCACCGCGACCTCCGGCTCGGGCGAGCGCGTTGAGCGGGAGACGCCGCCGGATACCCTGCGGACCCATCGGCCGTTGGCGCGAACGAAGCCCTCCACCATGTCATCCGCGAACGATGCCGGATCATTCCACAGCCGGGTCATCTGGTTCTCCTCGTCATTGAGCCACGGTTCCAGGGAAGGATTCCCTTGTCATCTTTCCTATAGGATATTTGACGAAGGGGACCCCGCGTCAAGCACGGCTCAGACGCCGCGGCCTCCGTGCGGGAGAATGAGCCTATGGACACGCCGGGCCGAGACCTCCGACTGCCGCCGCAGCCCGGCGCGCGGCACGGCCTAGTGATCCCCGCCAGCGAGCTCGTGGAGCGGTTCAGCCGTTCGAGCGGGCCAGGCGGTCAGGGGGTCAACACCACCGACAGCCGGGTCGAG
Protein-coding sequences here:
- a CDS encoding four-carbon acid sugar kinase family protein, which codes for MLLEAEALASYPAERDIAAHEVAERVALSGRVLVVLDDDPTGTQSVADLPVLTAWETEDFRWAFGCRIDGARPAAVYVLTNTRSLDPSEAAQRNRQVVVAASRAAQEEGIRLAFVSRSDSTLRGHFPLETDVLAEAIAAHGGAAVDGVVIVPAFPDAGRVTIGGHHYVRTTAGGGGGPAGSPEASLTPVSETEFAKDATFGFSSSYLPAYVEEKTSGRRSAGDVIVLDLATIRAGAGAIADAIGPAADSTPIVVDTTGENDLRALALGLEEAEGRGKHLLYRVGPPFVRGRIGQDVREPLTAEEVYGRVPGGARTDLAPGGLIVVGSHVGLTTRQLARLREGHASARTIEIDVNRLLDPGTAPFHLDATVAAVIDSLASGDVIIHTSRALVKTGNPAESLQIARTVSAAVVSVVNRTLKATPPRFVIAKGGITSSDVAAHGLEIRHAIVRGPMLPGIVSLWEPVSGPARGIPYVVFAGNVGDDESLAQVTKTLSAF
- a CDS encoding NAD(P)-dependent oxidoreductase, encoding MLDTTPTTSDRDHPATTETVAVLGLGAMGLPMATRLATGLTVHGFDIAPVRLGLAAAAGIETFGTAKEAAEGADALLLAVRNGEQLDEVLFGEDGVAASLKPGAVVILTSTVGTDAIPGTVARLAALGVGLVDAPLSGGPVRAGEGDLLIVVGATPSDYEKAHPVLALLASTLTVVGDRPGDGQALKTVNQLLCGVHIAAAAEALALADALGLDQAKTLAALEAGAAGSFMLSNRGPRILEAYTESGAEVLSRLDIFVKDMGIVGKAARSAGLAAPVAAAAEQLYLLGQAQGLAAADDSAVIKVVAPARRTA
- a CDS encoding sugar phosphate isomerase/epimerase family protein; protein product: MSTEPAFTAESWPIATCLHGFRAVDRNGLALHDAPAEVWDDMFAQIADVGFTLAELADSHVRPADLEPSRRDEFLSIARSHGVGIPSVHLQRQSVIMPGHEDRNLEYAHRTIDAAAEWGMQVFSTGLHQPFSAAQRNALWFWTAQGPQDPDDRDVWDTAVGRIRELGKHAADLGLRVSLEMYEDTYLGTGDSAVRFVEEVGLDNVGLNPDIANLIRLHRPIEDWRDLFAKTLPYANYWHVKNYSRDEAADGSWATSVPSTMETGLINYREVFRDAIATGFDGIILAEHYGGDSLGVCATNQKYIRTLLPKG
- a CDS encoding 3-hydroxyacyl-CoA dehydrogenase family protein gives rise to the protein MSELTVAVVGSGYMGGGIAQVLALGGATVRIADVSEEIAAKNFERLLEEARQFVADGLFPEDAVERLEAHLSPAPSIEDAVAGADFIEEAVPEKIEVKHETLRRISAAARPDAVIGSNTSTILIASLAEAVTNPERFLGVHFSNPAPFIPGVELIPHPGTDPSVLPLVEDLVASTGKETARVKDATGFVLNRLQYALFHEATQIVEEGIATPEDIDTIVRTTFGFRLPVFGPFAIADMAGLDVYSFCYESLQSRWPERFATPASLQDLVDAGKFGTKSGAGYLDVPAERTPELVAYRNKAYAAIKKLMDELGPAPIAAASAHGAN
- a CDS encoding SDR family NAD(P)-dependent oxidoreductase; translated protein: MTAFPTSRTVILTGAASPRGIGRASAHYLAELGWNIGIIDVDADAAKRVAEEIALEHGVVAAGAGADVSDEAQVRAAFDELEGALPQIVALVNLAGVSSAVSYLEVTPEEWNRVMGINMNGVHYATRRAVESMVTHGVGRVVNLSSVSAQRGGGTFSKTVYSAAKAGVIGFSRSVARELGHAGITVNVISPGPIDTDIMGGTLTDERKEKMAADGVLPRIGTPLDIAAAIAYLISEDAGFVTGQTLNVDGGLYMH
- a CDS encoding MFS transporter, which gives rise to MSSPDQRTLAPSAQETTLKSAISKAARHLMPMLVILYFVAFLDRTNVGFAEAALRVDRGVSDGAFALGAGIFFIGYALFEVPSNLLLKRFGARFWLARIAITWGIVAAAFAFTTNDTMFTALRFLLGVTEAGLFPGVIMFLSEWFPNKVRVQMFAIFYLAQPFSQMIGAPLSGGLISFGDSLGFARGWQVMFFGEGVLAIVAGIAALFFLTNSPAKAKFLNDSEKSALSDAMALEDHVRTQDGPNGIWRAMANWKVWYFTVIYFALQIAVYGTTFYLPQQVAGLLGKKVGWEVGLVSAIPWLVGLFACYFLGKAAHTLTRRRNWGSLLYIGTGVFILASGWAGANGQPFLGIVFITLAVASFLSVGPITWAYPTAFLTGTAAAAGIGLINSLGNLGGFVAPLMRTGINAAVPTSSGVWGVVSLGVFAFVAAGMVFATKFFKGAKSDELLEQEALAH
- a CDS encoding GntR family transcriptional regulator translates to MSETVYPLAGAAALERRGLRDRVYDLVLDMLMTADIAPGTRLSIDAIARDLKVSPTPVREALVQLERTGLVTREALKGYRVAPPLAAGQLEALFDARLVLEGGATELAARHAEELVPRLEQALTEHRAISRIVHKSVAHGEKLSVGLIREYFAIDWNFHHLIFEGTHNPFLLDMSEAISTRVHRMRQTVKSGVSDADDAVVEHSAILDAFRGGSAEEAAAAMRAHIDRVRERARLDVASQ
- a CDS encoding triose-phosphate isomerase family protein → MAAFPPVLIGASTKMYFSHESTVHWCRAVAAIARSHPATRDGLAGLFVVPGYLSIAAAREALGGLAMVGGQDLATEDFGPFTGEVSGAQLAEAGCDLVEVGHAERRRLFGEDEAVVRTKTEAALRNGLIPLVCIGEPDRCDPADAATECIRQIDDALAGAGAAGLSGKAIVAYEPQWAIGAPEPAEPAYIRAVCGPLREHVRALEGHEGSAVIYGGSAGPGLLTQIADAVDGLFLGRFAHDPAAVEAILTEVSALVGQTPADRIRGAGGAHV
- a CDS encoding ribose-5-phosphate isomerase, producing the protein MPAWRIVVGSDDAGFDYKEAIKKDLEASDLVTSLADVGVAADGGTNYPTIATTAAEMVARGEADRAILFCGTGLGVAVAANKVRGIRAVTAHDSFSVERSILSNNAQVLCMGQRVIGIEQARRNVREWLTYVFDETSASNDKVREICSYEGI
- a CDS encoding dihydroxyacetone kinase family protein, coding for MTRLWNDPASFADDMVEGFVRANGRWVRRVSGGVSRSTRSPEPEVAVVIGGGSGHYPAFGGLVGPGLAHGAAMGNLFASPSAHQVESVIRSSEQGRGVLLSFGNYAGDVLHFGAAQEALRQDGVDCRTVVVTDDIFSAPQSQKARRRGIAGDLTVFKAAGAAAAAGSGIDDVERAAVLANARTRSMGVAFTGCTLPGAEEPLFTVPEGKMAVGLGIHGEPGIDITDIPSADGLAELFVDRLLDAAEVPEGATIKGGRVVPILNGLGSVKNEELYVVYARIADLLTEAGLTLVDPRVGEFCTSFDMAGVSLTLLWLDEELERLWLAPADTPAFAAGSVDSSALEAVTMDGGYGGDGEWGEEAELPASSEESRKAAGVISQALAVMRDAIDAQAAELGRIDAIAGDGDHGIGMQRGTVAAAEAAMALGGQGAGAESLLTRCGDAWSDRAGGTSGALWGLILKTVGSHLGDTSPATAATLAAGISAAKTAVMDYGKAKVGDKTMVDALVPFADTLAARVTAGESLAEAWRKAASAAATAAEATADLMPGMGRARSHGAKSLGTPDPGAVSLALIAERIHTVIAASVTPIPSI